Within bacterium, the genomic segment CGGTTGTAAGCCCGCACCTTGAACTTGGGCTTCCTGTTAGCCTTGGCAATCAAAGATTTCCTGGCCAAAACTCAATCCTCCTTCGTCCGGCTAGCGCCGGAAGGGCATACCCAGAAGGCGCAGCAGTTCGCGGCCTTCCTCGTCGTTCGTGGCGGTGGTGACGATGGTCACGTTCATGCCGCGCGGCTCGTCGACCTTGTCGTACTCGATCTCCGGGAAGATCAGCTGGTCCTTCAGGCCCAGGGTGTAGTCGCCGGCGCCGCTGAAGCGGGTCGGCACGCCCCGGAAATCCCGGATCCGCGGCAGGGCCACGTTGATGAACCGGTCCAGGAACTCCCACATCTGCCGGTCGCGCAGGGTCACGCGGGCCCCGATGGCCATGCCCTCGCGCAGCTTGAAGTTCGAGATCGACTTGCGGGCCTTCGTCTGCACGGCCTTCTGCCCGGTGATCGTCTCGAGCTCAGCGCACGCCGTCTCGAGGATCTTCGGGTTGGTGTGCGACTTGCCCAGTCCCATGTTGATCACGACCTTCACGGGCCTCGGGATCTGCATCGCGGACTTGTACGCAAACTTCTCCTGCAGGGCCGAGACCGCATTGCTCTCGTACAGTTCCCGCAGGCGGGGTTTGGTGGCTGCAGCCATTGTTTTCCTCCAGCGGCCGACGCCGCCTCATTGCCTTCCGGGGCACCGTGCCCCGATTTCCAGCCGAATTTCCGACAACCCGTCCGAGCGGACTAGTCGTTCAGCATCTCGCCGCTCTTCTTGCTGACGCGGGCGCGGCTGCCGTCCGAGAGCACGTCCTTGCCGATGCGCGTGGGCTTGCCCGTGTTCGGGCAGACCAGCATCACGTTGGACGCGTTGATCGGGCCTTCCTTCTCGATGA encodes:
- the rplE gene encoding 50S ribosomal protein L5, yielding MAAATKPRLRELYESNAVSALQEKFAYKSAMQIPRPVKVVINMGLGKSHTNPKILETACAELETITGQKAVQTKARKSISNFKLREGMAIGARVTLRDRQMWEFLDRFINVALPRIRDFRGVPTRFSGAGDYTLGLKDQLIFPEIEYDKVDEPRGMNVTIVTTATNDEEGRELLRLLGMPFRR